The sequence GTCAGTAGCCGGCGCCAGTGTCGCGTCGCCATCGGCGCGCTGCGATTTGAGCTGCGTTTCCCATAGGATCGCCTTCACGGGGTTGCCCTTTGTCTCCACTTCCAATCTTAATGATAAACGTCACTGCGGACGACGTTCGGTTCAGTGCTGGTTTATCTGTAATAATATTTGTCCTCGGTTGGATTGCTGACGCCGGTGCACATCATGTGTTGCACATAATGTACTGGAAGCTGATAATGATGCGGGTTATTATCTGGGCATGACAGGCTTAAGTTAGGACATTTAACTGCAGGATGCCATGATAAATGTGACACCACGTTATTTATGGTGACGTGGAAGAAAGAGAAATGGAGAGAGAAGGAAAGCGGATTGCCCACTAAGTAGCCAGCTGAAAGCGGGCTATTCACGGACTCTAATACAATTTGTGAGAGAAAGAGATGGACCCATTTTTAAATGTACAACTTATATCATTAGAGAGTTATTATATGAGTATGTTTTTAGTTGTCTATATATGACATAACATTATAAAGCTCACTGTTGGCTATATTATTAAACTTATTCTTAGGCCATTCTCAGTGTGAGTTTTATAGGAGTTTCATTCTTATTAAATGACATGCCACCTAAGCAAACAGGATGACATGGCATACAAGTTAATGAAGAGAGATATGAGGGAGTTTCATGAAAGATGAGAGTTTTATGGGGATGAAACTCTAGATACATAGTTTTTTTTTTCgaaaacgcaggagagctgcgtatcattatattaagaagaactcTAGATACATAGTTACCTAGAGAAATGTTGATATGACATCCTTGAAAACAGTGCGATGAAACTATCCATTGAGAATGACCTTAGTATAATGATGGCACTCCCGAAACTTAGTGTTATAAGTTatcccttctctctctctttaAAGAGAAGTTTCAGTTACAGATATATGGTCCTGTTTGAATTAAGTCATTAAGTGCAGGTCATTGGATGGAAATAATTATGCCAAAAGTGCCTGCTATCCTGAAAATGTTGGGATACTAAAGTTTTCAACTGGTTATGTTTGTGAAAATACGCTAATTGGTGATGCTTAAACCATGTTACTTGGGATCTATGACTCTGTGCAAGTAATTGCACATAGACTAAAAGTTGTTTCTATGATCATTTATATTCCTCTTGTTGAAAGGTACCTTAGCACTGTACACTTGTCTACGTAGTCAGTTCTGTTGGTAACCTATATGAAAACACTAGAAGTCAGAAGATAGGGTAAAGCTTCAACCACTATGTGAAATAGTTTTGTCAGCTTAATACTCCATCCTATGTCCTAATCCACATAGTATGTTGTGTACATTGGTTCTGCTCTGTGTACGGGCAGTTTGGATATACTTGCTTACTGTTATATAGAATTGTGGTTTTTTAACTGAAATTATTTAAGCCATAGCATCCTTAGTCTTCAACTGAGTTAATACTTGTACCGGTGGTTTCCAGTTTCAACTGAAATATGCATCAACCTTGCTGTTTTTTAACTTCGCAAACTTAATGATTAAATTCATGGTGGTTTAACTATTGAGACTCAACATATTTCTGAAGTTTCAATTGATCTTCCTTCTCAGATGACAAGGAGAAACCAATACATTTGAGGTTTCTGGTGTCTAATGCGTCAGCAGGATGTATCATTGGCAAGGGTGGATCAACTATTAATGACTTTCAGTCCCAATCTGGGGCTCGTATTCAGTTATCACGTAGCCATGAGTTTTTCCCTGGTACTAATGACAGAATCATCATGGTTTCTGGACTGTTTGGTGAAGTAATGAAGGCCATGGAGTTGATTCTTGAGAAACTTTTGGCTGAGGTAAAACATTTTATTTGCAAGCGACTGATTCATGATTGATGATTGATGTTCTCCAGTTACTTTATCAGGGTGAAGAATTCAATGAAGCTGAAGCTAGACCTAAAGTTAGACTTGTAGTTCCTAACAGCTCTTGTGGCGGGATAATTGGTAAAGGTGGAGCAACAATAAAGTATGTATATCTTCATAGACCTGTTCTACTTTGTTGTGTTATCAGTGGTTTTGTTCCCATTGTGGTAGTTAATTTTATTCACAAGCCGGTGCTATATGATGATTCAACAAATTAACCATGCTACTTAATTAAGAAGCATACTGTTCCTACTTCTGCAAATAGTCTTCTAGCTGTTTGCTGGTAAATTTGTTTTTCCAGTTCTAAATATCTTGTGACTCATTTATATTCCCATTTTATATATCTGTTCGTTTTTTACATTGCTCTGCATGTTGAAAGTTGGTATGTTCTCTTTTCTCTTCAGGTCATTTATTGAAGAATCACATGCTGGAATCAAAATTTCGCCACAGGATAACAATTATGTTGGTTTGCATGATAGGCTTGTTACAGTCACAGGAACCTTTGATAATCAGATGAATGCGATAGATTTGATACTGAAAAAGTTATCTGAGGATGTTCACTACCCAGCTAATTTGAGCTCCCCATTTCCATATGCAGGTGAATCCTGTTATCTATGACTACTTATGTTACCACATGTATATCTGAAAATGCCTCCTTATGACCTCTTCCTTACATCTGTCTTCTATGTATCACATCTGCATTTCACACTTCATGACAGCATGCATTTCTTGGAAACATAGGTGAGCTTTCTTGCATCATATTGACATGTGGGTTTTGCAGTACCTTTTGCCAGTCATGGTGAAGCCTGCCATTTCTATTATTTATAGAATCACAACTTTCTGGAATTGATTCCTTTCTTCAAATTTAATCAGGTCTTACTTTCCCAAGCTACCCTGGTGTTCCTGTTGGTTATATGATTCCGCAGGTGC is a genomic window of Zea mays cultivar B73 chromosome 5, Zm-B73-REFERENCE-NAM-5.0, whole genome shotgun sequence containing:
- the LOC100273088 gene encoding Protein BTR1 produces the protein MEAPGSPYASSPESAPKRAPRSPPQQQPPSEEGDDKEKPIHLRFLVSNASAGCIIGKGGSTINDFQSQSGARIQLSRSHEFFPGTNDRIIMVSGLFGEVMKAMELILEKLLAEGEEFNEAEARPKVRLVVPNSSCGGIIGKGGATIKSFIEESHAGIKISPQDNNYVGLHDRLVTVTGTFDNQMNAIDLILKKLSEDVHYPANLSSPFPYAGLTFPSYPGVPVGYMIPQVPYNNAVNYGPNNGYGGRYQNNKPSTPMRSPASNEAQESLTIGIADEHIGAVVGRAGRNITEIIQASGARIKISDRGDFISGTSDRKVTITGTSEAIRTAESMIMQRVSASSERL